One genomic window of Desmospora activa DSM 45169 includes the following:
- a CDS encoding DAK2 domain-containing protein has translation MLVQQIDATLFTQMIRAGAKRLNENVDMVNALNVFPVPDGDTGTNMNLTLTSGVKELEKKAAAGSTHVGQLAEALSKGLLMGARGNSGVILSQLFRGFSKGVADQESLSPRQFADGLKHGVDTAYKAVIKPVEGTVLTVAREAAEKGISRGRQTDDIIPLMETVLEEARASLNRTPKLLPVLAQANVVDAGGKGLLLVYEGFLAALTGDKTSYHVEEPAYTSDLESLGAIAHERSAQSHFDTAEIEHGYCTEFIVKLNGEKVRQYSFDEEQFRTDLGEFGDSLLVVADDDLVKVHIHAEQPGETLTFAQRFGELTRIKIENMREQHSTLLEYEGESPHTAPVVAPKVTAKKKPHGIVAVAVGDGIADIFSSLHVDEVIQGGQTMNPSTEELVQAVERVYAEHVFILPNNKNIILTAEQVVDLVEVPVTVLPTRTIPQGLAALMAFQVENDVELNRRRMMESVDAVRSGEVTFAVRDSQYDGGSIKEGDFLGIQEGKIKTVSNNLMATSQQLLTEMLTDGADVVTILYGQDATADQVKELTNFMEESYPEVECEVYNGGQPLYFFLFSVE, from the coding sequence CTGTTGGTACAGCAGATTGACGCTACGTTATTTACACAAATGATCCGCGCAGGTGCCAAGAGACTCAATGAAAATGTGGACATGGTCAATGCGCTCAATGTCTTTCCGGTTCCGGACGGTGACACGGGGACCAATATGAATCTCACCTTAACTTCCGGTGTTAAAGAGCTGGAAAAAAAGGCGGCGGCTGGTTCCACTCATGTCGGACAGTTGGCGGAGGCCTTGTCCAAAGGTTTACTGATGGGGGCCCGGGGAAACTCAGGTGTCATTTTGTCACAGCTGTTTCGCGGTTTTAGCAAAGGGGTAGCGGATCAGGAGAGCCTGTCCCCGCGCCAATTTGCCGATGGATTGAAGCACGGGGTTGACACCGCTTACAAAGCGGTGATCAAACCGGTGGAAGGAACAGTTTTAACAGTGGCCCGGGAAGCGGCTGAAAAAGGGATTAGCCGTGGGCGCCAGACGGATGATATCATTCCCTTGATGGAGACGGTGCTGGAAGAGGCGCGTGCCTCGCTAAACAGAACGCCAAAACTGTTACCGGTATTGGCACAAGCCAATGTGGTGGATGCCGGGGGAAAAGGGCTGCTGTTGGTTTATGAAGGGTTTTTAGCGGCATTGACAGGGGATAAAACCTCCTACCATGTCGAGGAACCTGCCTACACATCGGATTTGGAATCATTGGGGGCGATCGCCCATGAGCGAAGTGCCCAGTCCCACTTTGATACAGCGGAGATTGAACACGGCTATTGCACAGAGTTTATCGTGAAACTGAACGGAGAGAAAGTACGCCAATACTCTTTTGATGAGGAACAATTCCGTACGGATTTAGGCGAGTTTGGCGATTCGTTGCTGGTGGTGGCAGACGATGATCTGGTCAAGGTACACATCCACGCGGAACAGCCGGGTGAAACGCTTACCTTTGCCCAACGCTTCGGCGAATTGACCCGGATTAAAATTGAAAATATGCGGGAACAACACTCCACTCTCCTGGAGTATGAAGGAGAATCTCCCCATACGGCTCCCGTTGTAGCGCCAAAAGTGACCGCGAAGAAAAAACCGCACGGAATTGTAGCCGTTGCCGTCGGTGATGGGATTGCCGATATCTTTTCCAGCTTACATGTCGATGAAGTGATCCAAGGCGGACAGACGATGAACCCGAGCACGGAGGAATTGGTGCAAGCGGTAGAGCGGGTTTATGCCGAACATGTCTTCATCCTGCCCAATAATAAAAACATCATCCTGACCGCTGAACAAGTGGTGGATCTGGTTGAGGTACCGGTGACGGTCCTGCCTACCCGTACCATTCCCCAAGGGTTGGCGGCGTTAATGGCTTTTCAGGTGGAGAACGATGTGGAGTTAAACCGCCGGCGGATGATGGAGAGCGTGGATGCGGTTCGGTCGGGAGAAGTGACTTTCGCGGTACGGGATTCCCAGTACGACGGCGGCTCCATCAAAGAAGGCGATTTCCTCGGGATTCAGGAAGGAAAAATCAAAACGGTAAGCAACAATTTAATGGCGACCTCCCAACAACTTTTGACCGAGATGTTGACCGACGGAGCGGATGTGGTCACCATTCTTTACGGACAAGATGCAACCGCTGATCAAGTGAAGGAATTGACTAATTTTATGGAAGAAAGCTATCCCGAAGTGGAATGCGAAGTATACAATGGGGGCCAACCACTCTACTTTTTCCTGTTTTCGGTGGAATAA
- a CDS encoding Asp23/Gls24 family envelope stress response protein, which yields MTLDVSTQYGEVEVSDEVIATVAGVAALDCYGLVGMASRSQLKDGIAELLGRENWSRGIEVRTADDETEIDMHIIVSYGTKISEVAHNVQSKVKYTLNQMVGLQVTRVNIFVQGVRLVNED from the coding sequence ATGACTTTGGATGTATCGACACAATACGGTGAAGTCGAAGTATCCGACGAAGTGATTGCCACCGTCGCTGGCGTGGCCGCTTTGGACTGTTATGGTCTGGTTGGGATGGCGTCCCGCAGCCAGTTGAAGGACGGAATCGCCGAACTGCTGGGTCGGGAAAACTGGAGCAGAGGGATTGAAGTCCGTACTGCGGACGATGAAACGGAGATCGATATGCACATTATCGTCAGTTATGGAACGAAGATTTCCGAAGTGGCCCATAATGTGCAGTCCAAGGTGAAGTATACCTTGAACCAGATGGTCGGGCTGCAAGTGACCCGGGTTAATATTTTTGTTCAAGGGGTTCGGCTGGTGAACGAAGACTAA
- the rpmB gene encoding 50S ribosomal protein L28: MARRCYVTGKEGHAGNKVSHSNRKNRRKWGANVQKVRILVDGKPKRVYVSTKALKSGKVTRV, encoded by the coding sequence ATGGCACGTCGTTGCTACGTCACCGGCAAAGAGGGGCACGCCGGCAACAAGGTGAGCCACTCCAACCGGAAAAACCGCCGCAAATGGGGCGCAAACGTGCAAAAGGTGCGCATCCTGGTGGACGGCAAACCGAAGCGCGTCTATGTCAGCACTAAAGCCCTAAAATCAGGCAAAGTGACCCGCGTCTAA
- the spoVM gene encoding stage V sporulation protein SpoVM yields MKFYTIKLPKFLGGMVRALLGVFNKK; encoded by the coding sequence GTGAAATTCTACACCATCAAGCTCCCAAAGTTCCTTGGAGGGATGGTCAGAGCCCTGCTGGGTGTTTTTAACAAAAAATGA
- a CDS encoding thiamine diphosphokinase: MSQRIVIVAGGCWSEEEAALLRSDDMLVGVDAGAVHLLEAGRVPDLVVGDFDTVSVETYRQLQAKGVPIHSLPTAKDVTDTHHAVDWALARRPQQILLLGALGGSRFDHALANLFLLERMADAGISGLIQDAHNRIQLHPGNNTVITVEASPFRYLSLLALTTRVEGVTLRGFRYPLQEAVLIRDFPLGISNELEVEKGHIQVRTGKLLLIESRDHP; this comes from the coding sequence ATGAGCCAACGTATCGTTATCGTCGCCGGTGGGTGTTGGTCAGAGGAAGAGGCGGCCCTGCTTCGCTCCGATGATATGCTGGTCGGTGTGGATGCCGGTGCAGTTCATCTGTTGGAGGCAGGACGGGTTCCCGACTTGGTTGTCGGCGATTTTGACACTGTTTCAGTGGAGACATATCGACAACTGCAAGCAAAAGGGGTTCCCATACACTCCTTACCCACAGCCAAAGACGTGACGGACACCCACCATGCCGTTGATTGGGCACTAGCGCGGCGTCCGCAACAAATTTTATTGTTAGGGGCGCTGGGGGGCTCTCGCTTTGATCATGCCTTGGCCAATCTGTTTCTGTTGGAGCGAATGGCGGATGCAGGTATTTCCGGTTTGATCCAGGATGCCCATAACCGCATCCAGCTTCACCCCGGTAACAACACCGTGATCACCGTGGAAGCCTCTCCTTTCCGCTATCTCTCCCTGTTGGCGTTGACGACCCGTGTAGAGGGAGTTACCCTGCGTGGATTCCGCTATCCGTTGCAGGAGGCAGTACTTATCCGCGATTTCCCGCTGGGGATTAGCAATGAGCTGGAGGTGGAAAAAGGGCATATCCAAGTCCGTACCGGGAAGCTGTTGCTGATCGAAAGCCGAGATCATCCCTGA
- the thiT gene encoding energy-coupled thiamine transporter ThiT: MSQRPLVVLLEIAMIAGIAVILNNTIALKLWPQGGSISLVMVPIVVLAFRRGWGAGVTAGLIVGMLDLMIAPFIVHPVQVVLDYPVAFAALGLAGLVKLREAPLGEQLGKVALAVSIAGLMRLAAHFTAGVIWFGEFAPEGFSPVLYSFLYNVSYIVPDMIISIMVMVTLLAKAPQLVTRPQ; the protein is encoded by the coding sequence GTGTCGCAGCGTCCATTGGTTGTCTTGTTGGAAATCGCGATGATCGCCGGGATTGCCGTTATTTTAAATAATACAATTGCGCTTAAACTGTGGCCGCAGGGTGGCTCCATTAGCCTGGTGATGGTGCCGATCGTCGTCCTGGCGTTTCGGCGCGGTTGGGGGGCGGGGGTGACTGCCGGTCTGATCGTGGGGATGTTGGATTTGATGATCGCCCCCTTTATCGTCCATCCGGTTCAAGTGGTGCTGGATTATCCCGTCGCTTTTGCCGCGTTGGGCTTGGCTGGATTAGTAAAATTGCGAGAGGCACCGCTGGGAGAGCAGCTGGGCAAGGTAGCACTGGCGGTCAGTATTGCCGGTTTGATGCGGTTGGCGGCCCACTTCACTGCCGGTGTCATCTGGTTTGGCGAATTTGCTCCGGAAGGTTTCTCCCCTGTCTTGTACTCCTTCCTTTACAATGTCTCCTATATCGTTCCGGATATGATCATCTCCATCATGGTGATGGTGACGCTGCTCGCCAAAGCGCCGCAACTGGTGACCCGACCGCAATGA
- the rpe gene encoding ribulose-phosphate 3-epimerase, which produces MITLAPSILAADFACLGEEISEVEQAGADWIHVDVMDGRFVPNLTMGPLVVEAIRPHTKLPLDVHLMIEQPDQMIPTFARAGADWITVHQEVCPHLHRTLAFIREQGAKAGVALNPATPVATIEPVLDEVDMILLMTVNPGFGGQAFIPAVTRKIAQTARLLQERGLTDVKIEVDGGINHDTARTTAAAGATVLVAGSAVFAQPDRRQALTAIRTAAEAGVGRE; this is translated from the coding sequence ATGATAACATTGGCACCGTCTATCCTGGCAGCGGACTTTGCCTGTCTGGGAGAGGAGATCAGCGAGGTGGAACAAGCCGGAGCCGACTGGATTCATGTGGATGTGATGGATGGCCGCTTTGTTCCCAATCTGACCATGGGCCCCTTGGTGGTGGAGGCGATTCGCCCGCATACGAAGTTGCCTTTGGATGTCCATTTGATGATTGAACAGCCGGATCAAATGATTCCCACCTTTGCTCGAGCCGGGGCAGATTGGATTACGGTTCACCAGGAGGTGTGTCCTCACTTACACCGAACCCTCGCTTTTATCCGGGAGCAGGGAGCCAAGGCGGGGGTAGCCTTGAATCCAGCTACACCAGTGGCGACGATTGAGCCGGTATTGGATGAGGTGGACATGATTCTGCTGATGACGGTTAATCCCGGCTTTGGCGGACAAGCGTTTATCCCGGCGGTTACGCGTAAGATTGCGCAAACGGCCCGCTTATTGCAGGAGAGGGGTTTGACTGATGTTAAAATCGAAGTGGACGGTGGCATCAATCACGACACCGCCCGCACCACCGCTGCTGCCGGAGCGACCGTATTGGTTGCCGGTTCCGCCGTCTTTGCCCAACCGGATCGCCGTCAAGCGCTTACAGCGATCCGTACTGCAGCTGAGGCGGGAGTTGGGCGGGAATGA
- the rsgA gene encoding ribosome small subunit-dependent GTPase A: MPQGQIVRAVSGFYYVRTAEGEWQCRARGVFKKRKQSPLVGDVVTVEPTEPGQGVVTAIASRSSELVRPPIANVEQAVVVASMREPGVQLELLDRFLVHAEREHLRVIICLTKGDLVEEATEVDKIAAVYDPAGYPVLVTSVHTGQGITELASQLAERLSVFAGQSGVGKSSLLNAILPEAELATGEVSRKLGRGRHTTRQVEILALPEGGQVADTPGFSQLSFQQMEETALGECFPEMSVRASHCKFRGCLHHNEPQCAVQEAVERGEIDAGRYRHYLQFLDEIRQQRRY; the protein is encoded by the coding sequence ATGCCTCAGGGGCAGATTGTTCGAGCAGTAAGCGGTTTCTACTATGTGCGGACGGCAGAGGGAGAATGGCAGTGTCGTGCTCGCGGTGTGTTTAAAAAACGGAAACAGTCCCCGTTGGTGGGGGATGTGGTGACAGTAGAACCAACGGAACCGGGGCAAGGGGTGGTAACGGCTATCGCATCCCGGTCGTCGGAGTTGGTGCGACCGCCGATCGCCAATGTGGAGCAGGCGGTAGTGGTGGCCTCCATGCGGGAGCCAGGGGTGCAGCTGGAGTTGCTGGACCGCTTTTTGGTGCATGCGGAGCGGGAGCACTTACGCGTCATCATCTGCCTCACCAAAGGGGACTTGGTAGAAGAAGCAACAGAAGTGGACAAAATCGCCGCTGTCTACGATCCCGCAGGATACCCGGTGCTGGTTACCAGTGTTCACACCGGTCAAGGGATTACGGAACTGGCGTCGCAGTTAGCCGAGCGGCTGTCGGTCTTCGCCGGTCAATCCGGTGTCGGCAAATCGTCGCTGTTGAATGCGATTTTGCCTGAGGCGGAACTGGCCACCGGTGAAGTGAGTCGTAAACTGGGCCGCGGTCGTCACACCACCCGCCAGGTGGAGATTTTAGCGCTGCCGGAAGGTGGCCAGGTGGCGGATACACCCGGCTTTAGCCAGCTCTCGTTTCAACAGATGGAGGAAACCGCCCTGGGTGAATGTTTTCCGGAAATGAGCGTACGTGCATCCCATTGTAAATTTCGCGGCTGTCTCCACCACAATGAACCCCAATGTGCCGTACAGGAGGCGGTGGAGCGCGGGGAGATCGATGCAGGACGTTATCGCCATTATCTACAATTTTTGGATGAAATCCGGCAACAGCGGAGGTATTGA
- the pknB gene encoding Stk1 family PASTA domain-containing Ser/Thr kinase has translation MEGRKLGGRYEVISRVGGGGMAVVYKARDVLLNRHVAIKVLNESLSNDSEFVRRFSREAQAAASLSHPNVVSVYDVGQEGHTHYIVMEYIEGPTLKEYIEQYSPLTAEEIVSIASQICDALSHAHDNQIVHRDIKPHNILLGYNGRAKVTDFGIARASSSSTITQAGSVMGSVHYFSPEQARGGVIGAKSDLYSLGVVMYEMVTGELPYDGDSAISIAMKHLQDPVPDPTVLNSEVPQSIRDIIMRALEKDPDQRFASAREMKQTVDSIFHYNHLNEPQWRNDRESEDESTKTVPAVESANAQASSHDSRPDNGRHKVGDQTMANLERLRGVPADKNKTMLERTVVWLENVQSNMPWWQKILFGLFTIVVIITLAIFTFDQVMGLFSGGGDAMPNLTGQTVEAAEAELGKTGLDLEIAKQLIPDSQNKDTVVKTNPKADAPLEKGSKVTLFVSTGSDSVKIDDFAGKDPDEVKALLEDLGMKVEMSNEDYDPNYDDGQVFKTEPATGEEVKAGDTVTVFVNSQEGKVQVPDFNGQWQTAIRDKLAPEAGIDVEFTFYDYGGGRERGKAYGDSDPAPGSYVERGSTVKVWIHTPGASSTPPSN, from the coding sequence ATGGAAGGAAGGAAGTTGGGCGGCCGCTATGAAGTGATTAGCCGGGTCGGCGGCGGAGGTATGGCGGTTGTCTATAAAGCGCGAGATGTGCTGTTAAATCGCCATGTGGCCATAAAAGTATTAAATGAGTCGCTTTCCAACGATTCCGAATTTGTTCGCCGCTTTAGTCGGGAAGCGCAAGCGGCCGCCAGCCTGTCTCACCCCAACGTGGTCAGTGTATACGATGTGGGTCAGGAGGGTCATACCCACTATATCGTGATGGAATATATCGAGGGGCCAACCCTGAAGGAATATATTGAGCAATACAGCCCCCTTACCGCCGAAGAGATTGTCTCCATTGCGTCTCAAATCTGCGATGCTTTGTCTCATGCCCATGACAACCAAATTGTCCACCGGGATATTAAGCCTCACAACATTTTGTTGGGATACAACGGTCGGGCCAAGGTGACCGACTTTGGCATTGCTCGGGCAAGCTCCTCCTCTACCATCACCCAGGCAGGGTCGGTGATGGGATCGGTTCATTATTTTTCACCGGAGCAAGCCCGGGGCGGTGTGATTGGAGCCAAATCCGACCTCTACTCCCTCGGTGTGGTCATGTATGAAATGGTCACCGGAGAGCTCCCTTATGACGGGGACTCCGCCATTAGCATTGCGATGAAACACTTACAAGACCCGGTACCGGATCCAACAGTGTTAAACAGCGAAGTGCCACAATCGATTCGGGACATCATCATGCGGGCCTTGGAGAAAGATCCTGATCAGCGTTTTGCCTCGGCTCGAGAAATGAAACAGACAGTCGATTCCATTTTCCACTATAACCATTTAAACGAGCCACAGTGGCGCAACGACCGCGAGTCAGAGGATGAGTCCACCAAAACGGTACCTGCTGTGGAGAGTGCCAATGCGCAAGCCTCTTCCCACGACAGCCGCCCAGACAACGGGCGCCACAAAGTGGGCGATCAGACGATGGCCAACCTGGAGCGGCTGCGAGGAGTACCGGCGGATAAAAATAAGACGATGCTGGAACGAACGGTTGTCTGGCTTGAAAATGTACAGTCCAACATGCCTTGGTGGCAAAAGATACTCTTCGGTCTATTTACGATCGTCGTCATCATCACTCTGGCCATCTTCACCTTCGACCAAGTGATGGGGCTTTTCTCCGGTGGTGGGGACGCCATGCCGAACCTTACGGGGCAAACGGTAGAAGCGGCGGAGGCGGAATTGGGTAAGACAGGGTTGGACTTGGAGATCGCTAAACAGCTCATTCCTGACAGTCAAAATAAAGACACCGTTGTCAAAACGAATCCAAAAGCAGATGCACCACTGGAAAAAGGGTCAAAGGTGACCCTTTTTGTCAGTACCGGATCGGATTCGGTTAAGATCGACGACTTTGCAGGAAAGGATCCCGATGAAGTAAAAGCGTTGCTGGAAGATTTGGGGATGAAGGTGGAAATGTCTAATGAGGACTATGACCCCAACTATGACGATGGGCAAGTATTTAAAACAGAGCCGGCCACAGGAGAAGAAGTAAAAGCTGGGGATACGGTAACGGTGTTTGTCAATTCCCAGGAAGGTAAAGTGCAAGTGCCGGATTTTAATGGGCAATGGCAAACGGCGATAAGAGATAAACTGGCACCGGAAGCGGGAATCGATGTGGAATTTACTTTTTATGATTATGGCGGTGGTCGTGAGAGAGGTAAGGCTTATGGCGATTCCGATCCCGCTCCCGGATCGTATGTAGAACGGGGATCAACCGTCAAAGTTTGGATTCACACTCCAGGTGCAAGTTCTACACCTCCCAGCAACTGA
- a CDS encoding Stp1/IreP family PP2C-type Ser/Thr phosphatase: MEKAWITHKGRVRKDNEDSVCLFQSAKGVDVAVLADGMGGHQAGDVASQAAVRIIQEKLSSLSSAMDTKELRRRASDAAIAANEEVFRLATQNKKYQGMGTTLITAVLGREEIILAHIGDSRAYLLHNNGLYQVTEDHSLVNVLRQHGEITEDEARMHPQRNVIVRSVGTNETVEPDMIVTPWYRGDILLLCSDGLSDMVEVEEIGSILTSPLSLQKQAEQLLQRALDAGGTDNISIVLVKQNNHK, from the coding sequence ATGGAAAAGGCATGGATTACCCACAAAGGACGTGTAAGAAAGGATAACGAAGACAGCGTCTGCCTTTTTCAATCGGCTAAAGGAGTCGACGTAGCTGTATTGGCGGATGGGATGGGCGGTCACCAAGCCGGGGATGTGGCCAGTCAAGCGGCTGTGCGCATCATTCAGGAAAAGCTTTCTTCACTTTCCTCCGCCATGGATACAAAAGAGCTTCGGCGAAGAGCATCCGACGCCGCCATCGCAGCCAATGAGGAAGTATTTCGATTGGCTACTCAGAATAAGAAGTACCAGGGGATGGGTACGACTCTGATTACCGCCGTTTTGGGGCGGGAAGAGATTATCCTTGCCCATATCGGGGACAGCCGAGCATACCTGTTGCACAATAATGGGTTGTATCAGGTGACGGAGGATCATTCCCTGGTCAACGTGTTGCGCCAGCATGGTGAAATCACTGAAGATGAAGCCCGTATGCATCCACAGCGCAATGTGATTGTCCGCTCCGTCGGCACCAATGAAACGGTGGAACCGGATATGATCGTTACTCCATGGTATCGGGGAGATATTCTCTTACTCTGTTCCGATGGATTATCCGATATGGTGGAGGTGGAGGAGATCGGTTCCATCCTAACTTCACCGCTTTCTCTGCAAAAACAAGCGGAACAATTGCTACAGCGGGCTTTGGATGCAGGAGGGACGGATAATATTTCGATTGTACTAGTCAAGCAAAATAACCATAAATAG
- the rlmN gene encoding 23S rRNA (adenine(2503)-C(2))-methyltransferase RlmN, with translation MKPNVYDQPYTEWKKWMKEQGEPAFRADQLMDWLYCKRVTAFEQMSNLSRDLREQLADSFTLDALETITAQQSVDGTVKFLFQLHDGHAIETVVMRHQYGNSVCVTTQVGCRIGCTFCASTLGGLKRNLTAGEVVAQVVAAQRYLDEAGERISSVVVMGIGEPFENYEATIGFIRIINDSRGLGIGQRHITVSTSGIVPSIYRFADEGLQVVLAISLHAPNQELRKKLMPVSRRYPLEKLLEACAVYEEKTGRRLTYEYALIGGKNDQSEHAHELGQLLADSGSLVNLIPVNYVPERNYTRTPRNQIFRFQRILESYRVKVTIRREHGSDIDAACGQLRAKHLQIEQRSS, from the coding sequence ATGAAACCAAATGTGTATGATCAACCCTATACTGAATGGAAAAAGTGGATGAAGGAACAGGGGGAACCTGCTTTTCGGGCTGACCAGTTGATGGATTGGCTTTATTGTAAGCGGGTGACCGCCTTTGAGCAAATGTCCAATCTTTCCCGCGATTTGCGTGAACAGTTGGCGGATTCCTTCACCCTGGACGCACTGGAGACGATTACCGCGCAACAGTCCGTGGACGGAACAGTTAAGTTTTTGTTTCAACTCCATGATGGGCATGCGATTGAGACGGTAGTGATGCGTCACCAATACGGAAATAGCGTCTGTGTTACCACCCAGGTCGGTTGTCGGATCGGTTGTACCTTTTGCGCTTCCACCTTGGGTGGCTTAAAACGAAATCTGACGGCGGGAGAAGTGGTTGCCCAAGTGGTAGCGGCGCAACGATACTTGGATGAGGCAGGAGAGCGGATTAGCTCTGTCGTCGTCATGGGGATCGGAGAGCCCTTTGAAAACTATGAGGCGACAATCGGCTTTATCCGTATTATCAACGATTCTCGTGGGTTAGGGATCGGACAGCGTCATATTACGGTTTCCACCAGCGGGATCGTCCCTTCAATCTACCGGTTCGCTGATGAGGGATTACAAGTAGTCTTAGCGATCTCCCTGCACGCCCCCAACCAGGAATTGCGCAAAAAACTGATGCCGGTTAGTCGGCGCTACCCTTTGGAGAAACTGTTGGAAGCGTGTGCGGTTTATGAAGAAAAAACAGGGCGACGCCTTACGTATGAGTACGCTCTGATCGGAGGGAAGAACGACCAATCGGAACATGCCCATGAATTGGGTCAGCTGTTGGCCGACAGCGGCTCCCTTGTCAATCTGATTCCGGTCAATTATGTACCCGAACGAAACTACACCCGAACCCCCCGCAACCAAATTTTTCGCTTTCAGCGTATTTTGGAGTCGTACCGGGTGAAGGTGACGATCCGCCGGGAGCATGGCAGCGATATCGATGCAGCTTGTGGCCAACTTCGGGCCAAACATTTGCAGATAGAACAACGATCATCGTAA
- a CDS encoding DUF4395 domain-containing protein: MQTGIPLPLVRSNQCFQILSVLLALVLNQVWILAIPLTVGIWSLVTGKNPLFLLLRPLLMKPSTDYPLEDPAQQRFNQSIAVGCLALSLLGFGLGWPVVGTIFAGMVAMAALIALLGFCVGCFIRFQYLKWKHNRNKTA; encoded by the coding sequence ATGCAAACCGGAATCCCCCTTCCTTTAGTCCGTAGCAACCAATGCTTTCAGATCCTCTCCGTCCTACTCGCACTGGTACTGAATCAGGTTTGGATTTTGGCTATTCCATTGACCGTAGGAATTTGGAGTTTGGTGACAGGGAAAAATCCGTTGTTTCTGCTGCTGCGCCCCTTATTAATGAAACCCAGCACCGACTATCCGCTGGAAGACCCGGCACAACAGCGGTTTAACCAGAGCATTGCCGTCGGCTGCCTCGCGTTGAGCTTATTGGGCTTTGGATTGGGCTGGCCGGTGGTGGGAACCATCTTCGCCGGAATGGTGGCAATGGCAGCCTTGATCGCCCTCTTGGGGTTTTGTGTAGGTTGTTTTATCCGCTTTCAATATTTGAAATGGAAACATAATCGCAATAAAACAGCCTGA
- a CDS encoding Ger(x)C family spore germination protein: MHLHKWVVLVVILSLLPGCWDAREIENRSSVVATAIDTHPQGYEVTVQIPVPMKIAGSGGQGGSDGGQGAVDILSAHGSTLSDAFDKIRYQSNQDIFFGNNRLVLIGEKLAKRGIDPMLDFIRRSPEVRRRQWTVVVKGKAKDSLRVNTKLEQIPMEYILSMLEEGIKDGIFLREGLNDFLEDLTNPAKDPALNYLAITNGQIKWLGLALFHGEKMKGLFDRKVTRAVIQVKYGDLGESTDASCVKVPGEIVFDPKKLKRNITTHEVDGKPKIRVEVEVEGKVVERDCNMRLDEPKNLAILEKSIKREYEVRTRHAIKRAQKLGTDVFNFGDIIRTHHPRLWKKIDWNKEFPRVDVDVVYHVVIRRIGMQAR; this comes from the coding sequence ATGCATCTACATAAATGGGTGGTGCTCGTGGTGATACTCTCTTTGCTTCCTGGATGCTGGGACGCACGGGAGATCGAAAACCGTTCCTCTGTGGTGGCAACAGCGATAGATACCCATCCGCAAGGCTACGAAGTGACGGTTCAGATCCCGGTTCCGATGAAGATTGCGGGATCAGGGGGGCAAGGAGGCAGTGACGGTGGTCAGGGAGCGGTCGATATTTTATCCGCCCACGGTAGCACCTTATCCGATGCCTTCGATAAGATCCGATATCAGAGTAACCAGGACATTTTTTTTGGAAATAATCGTTTGGTCCTGATCGGAGAAAAACTGGCCAAAAGAGGGATTGATCCGATGCTGGACTTTATCCGCCGCAGCCCTGAGGTGCGGCGGCGCCAATGGACGGTAGTGGTAAAAGGAAAAGCAAAGGATTCGCTCCGTGTTAACACCAAATTGGAACAGATTCCGATGGAGTATATTCTCAGTATGCTGGAAGAGGGCATTAAGGATGGCATTTTTCTACGGGAAGGGTTAAACGATTTTCTGGAGGATCTCACCAATCCAGCCAAAGATCCGGCGCTTAATTATCTCGCTATCACGAATGGCCAAATCAAGTGGTTAGGTCTGGCGTTATTTCATGGAGAGAAGATGAAGGGGTTATTTGATCGTAAAGTGACCCGGGCTGTGATCCAAGTCAAATACGGTGACTTGGGTGAATCCACCGATGCCAGCTGTGTGAAGGTGCCGGGGGAAATTGTATTTGATCCGAAAAAATTAAAACGGAACATTACCACCCATGAGGTTGATGGAAAGCCCAAGATTCGGGTGGAGGTGGAGGTGGAGGGAAAGGTAGTAGAACGTGATTGTAATATGAGATTGGATGAGCCAAAAAACCTGGCGATATTGGAGAAATCGATAAAACGGGAATATGAAGTGCGAACCCGACATGCCATTAAACGGGCACAAAAGCTGGGGACGGATGTGTTTAATTTTGGTGATATTATCCGAACACACCACCCCCGGCTATGGAAGAAGATCGATTGGAACAAAGAGTTCCCCCGCGTGGATGTGGATGTGGTTTATCATGTAGTCATCCGCCGGATAGGCATGCAAGCCCGTTGA